A single genomic interval of Daucus carota subsp. sativus chromosome 1, DH1 v3.0, whole genome shotgun sequence harbors:
- the LOC108220911 gene encoding agamous-like MADS-box protein AGL62 — translation MAIKGSGRKRIPMEKIDDSSKVGVTFSKRRSGLFKKACGVRLLCDCQTAIVIFSRDNKVYSFGDPSADRIFNSFIDADAIPAEEGDVTDVPQSIEGYDFSQLMEEMKEYEGIVEAEKTEENGFAEVENDPQDENCLGKLWSVPVEELTLAEAEEMLAKLEEFKPSEDNSSSQPQT, via the coding sequence ATGGCAATAAAAGGATCAGGACGCAAAAGGATTCCGATGGAGAAGATAGATGACTCAAGTAAGGTTGGGGTTACCTTCTCAAAAAGACGGTCTGGCCTCTTTAAGAAGGCATGTGGGGTCCGCCTTCTATGTGACTGTCAAACTGCTATTGTTATCTTCTCACGGGACAACAAAGTTTATTCTTTTGGTGATCCCTCGGCAGATAGGATTTTTAATTCCTTCATCGACGCTGACGCTATCCCTGCGGAAGAGGGCGATGTGACCGATGTCCCACAGTCCATAGAGGGTTATGATTTTTCTCAACTGATGGAAGAGATGAAAGAATATGAAGGCATAGTTGAGGCCGAGAAAACTGAGGAAAATGGCTTTGCTGAAGTTGAGAACGATCCTCAAGATGAGAATTGCTTGGGGAAATTGTGGTCAGTACCAGTGGAGGAACTAACATTGGCGGAAGCTGAAGAAATGTTGGCCAAATTGGAGGAGTTTAAACCATCTGAAGACAATTCTAGCAGCCAACCACAAACATAA